The Natronolimnobius baerhuensis DNA segment CCTCGCGAACAGTCTGTGGGCGCGTCGTGCCGTCAGCCGGGTGCACCACGGCAGCGAGGTCCTCGGCTCGTTCCGGGCGGACGTCGAACGTGTCGATCATAAACGGCGCTGGCTGGCCATCGACGAGGTACGTGTCAGCGCCCTCCTCGAGCATCGATGGCGCGAACGGACGCCACTCCTCGCGGTGTTTGACGAATCGGTTGGCACGGTCGCGTGAGGCAGCAGTACGCGGATCGGCGAGGATGCTCCGCGCCCCCAGCGCTCGCGGCCCCAGTTCCGTCCGTCCCTGGAACCAGCCGACAAGCGCCCCCGCTGCGAGACATTCGGCGACGTAGCGCTCGAGGTCGTCCGGTTTCGAATAGGCGATTTTGTTCGTCTCGAGTCGCTGTTCGATTTCGTCGGCATCGTACTCGGGCCCGAAGTAGACTGACTCGAGCGGGTCGACTGCGGTCGGACGCTGTGTTGCCCAGCCAGCACCGAGCGCCAAGCCAGCATCGTGTGCGACGGGTTGAACGAACGTGTCGTCGACGATTGGAAGCTCGCGGATGGCCTTGTTGAGTTTGCAGTTGAGCACGACACCACCGGCGAGCGCGACACGGGTCGAACCGACCTGGGGGACGTACTCGCGAACGAGTTCGCAGACGATCTCCTCGAGCAGGCGCTGGGCGGTGTACGCGAGGTCTTTCTCCCACTGGTCGAACTCGCCGGGCGAGTCCGTTCGGGGACGGTCGAACGCCGCCTCGAGTTGCTCGACGCCGTAGCCGGTCCCCCAGCGCTTGGTCAGGTCCGTCACGTCGTAGTCGGGGCCGACATCGACGAACTCTCGAAGTGTGCGTTCGATCTCGGGGTTGTACTGTCCATAGGGTGCGAGTCCCATGACCTTCCCTTCGCCGTTGAACATCCGATAGCCGAGATACTCCGTGATGATCGCGTAGAACAGTCCGAGACTGTTCGGATGCTCGTGGGTGTGGATACGCGTGAGTCCGTCCTCGCTCCCGCGCCAGACGACCGTCGAGTCGTACTCGCCTTTCGCATCAATCGTCAACACGAGTGCGTCCTCGAAACCGGAGGGATGGAACGCGCTGGCGGCGTGACAGCGATGATGAGAGAGCGTCTCGATTGGCGGCACCGGCGTGTCGATCTCCTCGAGATGGCGCTCGACGCGACTGGTCGGTGCCAGGCGGCTCGTGAGTTCGTCGACAGCAGTCTGCTCGAGTGCCGAGAGTTTTCGTGTCAGACCCGGTGCCCGCAGGGCGTCAGTCACGTAATGCCCTCGAATTTGCGAGCGAAGTGTCGGGTCGTAGGGGAGCAAAATACGGTCGATATCCGCCAACTCGAGGTCGCGATGCTCGAGACAGGCGGCGATTGCGTTCGTCGGGAAGGTCTCCGGGGCGTGTTTTTGTCTCGTCAGCCGTTCCTCCTCGATGCCGAACACTGGCGTTCCGTCTTCGAAGAGAACCGCGCTGGGATCATGTTGCCCGTAGAGCCCAATCGCCGGTTTGAACGCAAGCGTATAGCGGACCATAGCGATGACACGAACGACCCCTACACTACTATACGGCTGTTAAACGCCGTCTCAGTGCTCGAGAGAGTTGGTTCCGACGGACATGCCGACGTACGGTGAGAACGTGAGAGTAGACACTCGAGACGGGACGACCGCGGAAGCCGCCGATCAGAAAGGCCACGTTCGCTCGGCCACCACACCCATACTCCGGCTCGTTCCGGTTCGAAAACCGGTTTAACAACCGTATAGTGAACCACCGGGGAGTGAAACGATTCTCACAATGCAACAACCGCAGTATCACCGGACCGACCGGGTAGAGCGAGTTCTCGAACCGCCGGGACGCCCCACAAACGACCGTCACGACGGCTAACAGCTATCGAACCTAACACACTATGAGCCGACATTCCCGCAGAACGAACGCGAAGACGCGATCACTCCAGAACAGCGTACAGGCCCTGCTGGTCCTCGCCGGTATTGGACTGCTCGTCGCTGGACTGGCGCTTGCTGCAAGCGGTGCCTCCATCAACGGCGCGGTCGGTACCGTCAGCGACGAGTGGGGCGATTCGGGAAGCGACGAACCGGCAGCATCTGAAGACGACGAAGACAGCAACGGTGACGACGCCGATGGTGACAGCGGTAGCGACGACGAACCTGATGGTGACAGCGGATCTGATGACGACGGCGAGAGCGTCGATGATGACGATAGTGGCGCTGATGACGGTGACAACGGCGCGGACGATCAGGACGGAACTGGCGACGATAACGGCACAGACGGGTCGGATGACGAATCCGACGACGAGAACGAGGACGACCACGAAGACGGAAACGAATCCGTTGACGAAACGCACACGCTCACCACCTTCGTTGAGGATGAAGACGGCGATGCACTCGACAATGCCTCCCTCACAGTCGACGGAAGTGACAACGACAGCGTGACCAACGAAACCGAGGTCGACGACGATGGGGAGGCAACCTTCGAACTGCCGGACGGCGACTATGAACTCACTGCCTCCGCTGATGGCTATGAGGACGTCGAGCACGAGGTCGAACTCGACGGCGACGGTGAGTTCGTCGTGCTGACACTCGAGGCAAGCGACGAGGACGACGAGAGCGATGCAGACGAAGACGATGCGAACACACTCACAACGGTCGTCGTCGATGACGATGGCGAGCCAGTCGAGAACGCGACCGTCGAGGTCGACGAAGGCGGACTCTTCGGCGACTCCGACGAGGCTGACGTGAACGACGACGGGGAGGCCGTCTTCGAACTCGCAGACGGTGACTACGAACTCACCGCCTCCGCTGACGGCTACGACGACGCCGAGGACGATATCGAACTCGACGGCGACGACGAGACGGTCCTGCTAACGCTCGAGGGCACAGCGGAATAGAGACAGAGCACCGGAACAAAGTTATACCAATACTATTCCACATTGGCGCCATCATAGTGATGGTTAGCAGATAAGAAGAGGTTTTTTATTGCACCTGTTTTAGCGTTCCTACTATTTCTTTTAAATCTAATAGATACCTACTGTGACTATTAGAATAACTATGAACGAGTAAATAGTGGATCAGTTTGAAGTATACATATCTGTATATTTGGCTCTGGTGAATCACTAGACGGCGTCGAGTTGATCCGTTACAACTAGGGAATTGGAGCGGGAAACGGCGGATGGTCTATGTCCAAAGTTTCCCGCTTCACTGGAAAAGTGGTGACGTTGGCTAAAAGTGCTGTTGGTGGCCTCGTTCACCCGTAACGCTTTGTGCTATCGAAACGCAACGCTCGGTGAAGCGGGAAATTTGCGTCATGAACAACTGAAGTCTCCCGCTTCAACTCCTTTGATTTACTGACCTTCCCGACGCCGTCTAGCGATTCAACACAGCCGTCGAATGTCATTAGTGGTTAGTCATCGTCTGTTTTTGAATGAGTCACGTCCTCGCTTGGAGGCTTCGTACTCTCGAGTTGGCCGGTATCGTACCCAGCCCAGTCGAACTTTTCCTGGAAGTAGATGGCCACGTTGACCAGCGCCAGCAGGACTGGGACCTCGATTAGCGGACCGACCACGGTGGCGAAGGCGACACTGGAACCGACGCCGAAGACGGCGACGGCAACTGCAATCGCGAGTTCGAAGTTGTTTGACGCCGCGGTAAAGCCGATTGCAGTCGTCGTCGAGTAGTCCGCGCCGATACCCCGCCCCATCGCGAAGCTCACGAGGAACATGATAACGAAGTAAATCGTCAGCGGGACCGCAATCCAGACGACATCGGTCGGCTGAGCGAGGATGTTCTCTCCCTGCGTCGCGAACATCACGACGACGGTAAACAGGAGTGCGATCAGCGTGACGGGACTGATCTTCGGGACGAACTGTTCTTCGTACCACTCCTCACCCTTGGATCGGACGCCGCCGAGACGGGTCAGGATCCCACCGGCAAAGGGTATGCCGAGGAAGATCGCAATCGCCCAGAATACCTGTGTGACCGTGATGTCGAATGTGCCGATGCCGGCGACCAGTGCGTCCATCCCCAGCAGCGGCGGCAGGAACAGCGCGAAAAACCAGATGTACACTCCGTAGGTGATGATCTGGAAGACGCTGTTGAACGCGACCAGTCCGGCAGCGTACTCCGAGGAGCCGTCAGCGAGGTCGTTCCAGACGAGTACCATCGCAATACACCGAGCCATGCCGATGAAGATCAACCCGAGGAAATACTCGGGGTGGGCTGGGAATGGTGGCACAAGGCCGCTGAAGAAAACAACTGCAAGCAGGAACATTAACGTCGGCCCGATGAGCCAGTTCTGGATCAGACTCAGACTGAGCACGCGCCACGCGCTGAACACCCGTGGCAACTGGCCGTAGTTGACCTTCGCCAGCGGTGGGTACATCATCGCAATCAGGCCGATTTCGACGAGATGGTACTGCTGAATCGGGTCGACGATCCCTGGAGCGACGTACCCCAGGCCGACACCCAGCCCCATTGCAAGGAAGATCCAGACGGTCAGGTACTTATCAAGGAAGTCCATCGACCGCGGATCACCACAGTCCGGACAGCCACAGTCGGGCCCGTGTTCGTGTTCGAGCCCACTCATCAGTTATCACCACCCCAATACCAAGTCATCCCTGCGTCTTCGTGATATTTCAGCAGTGGTGGGGTGCTCGTGTTCATTTGTCTCCACATTATTCTTCAGCAGCGATGACATCGAACTGCACAGCCGCATCACCCGGAAGCGAACAGACACCAATCGTCGTTCGTGGTGGATAGGTTCCATCAAACCGGTCTTGATACACGTCGTCTATGACAGCTCGGTCGGCGAGATCGGTCAGTTGCATCTCTACTTTCATCACGTTCGTCAGATCGAGTCCTCGTGCAGAGAGAACGGCCTCGAGTCTGTCGAAGCAAGTCGAGGCCTGCTCTTCGATTGAGAGATCGTTCAATACTTCCTCGTCGGATTCGGGGAGGATGCCTTCGAGAAAGACGAGGTCTGAATCACCGGTTCGCGTTCCAAACGCACCCGTATGACTCGGTCCGTCGCGCTGGCGCTTGCTTGTACTACTCAATCGCGCGGTCTGTGATGATTCGGTGTTGATCGAGCGATTCACACATCGTTTGATTAATTGCTCAAATATAAATGTGTCTATCGATCTATCGGATAGGGAACTTCTCCGTCACAGAGAGACGTGAGGAAAGTATCGACGCTGATGTACTCACCGCGACCCGTCGAGAACAGTGAGAAGAGCGCTTGCTCGGCTTGTTGCTCGATACTTCCGCCATCGTCCATCTTTGCGTTTCGTCACGAGACCTGCGTCAGTAAGGGTCGACAGCGCATGGCTCACAGCACTATCACTTACATCAACCAGTGGTGCTATTTCACAGACACAGAGTTCATCATCAGCTTCAACAAGGAGCCGTACGAGTCGATACCGTGTTTCATTGCCAAGTGCAGATAGCGTTTGAACATCTCTCGAAATAACGTTCTCATCAAGCACTGATTCCAGATCGTCGAGTTCGTCAAGACGGTCCTGAAGATCCTTATTTCGGCACTCTCCGAGTTCGTCCTCGAGATAGCGACGGAGCCGATCAGCTGTTTCTGCCATGAGAAGATAGTTGTGGGGACACTCAAATAAGAGTTCTGTCGAGAGAATTCCTTGGTGTGTTGATTCTCAAGTGAGAACCACTGTGCCACATGAACTGACGCCCATAGTTTTACCGCCGCACCCGCGACCTGCCCTGCAGGTGCGGCGGAAATGACTTCCAATGGTCTGTATCAACTGACCCTGCGAGCGAAGCCGGTAACGATACTCAGCGGGACCCAGACCAGCATAAGGAATACCAAAAATCCCGTCAATATGGCTCGTTTTAACCGCGTTTCGTACGCCGTGAGGTCGTTACTATTGGTGGACAGAATCCAGAGTATATAGATCGCGCTTTTAAGTGGGTTGCTGTGTCCTCCCCCGGAGTGTTCTTTACGCATCTGCCGAACCTGCCAGAACGACCAGCCACTGTAACAGAGTAACGACAACCCAGCCCCAAGATACGAACCGATGAGCAACAACACTGGGAGATCAGTTGTCGTTAATTCGTCCGCTTCATCTGGGAATAACAAACTTAGTAAAATAATTATAATTTGTGACAGAACGAACGCAAACACAGAGGCAGCAAAGAGTTTCCCGAGGACCGGTCCAAAATTGTCCGTATCCATGTTTCTCCGATACATTGCCAGATAACCCACTTTCGTCAATGACTAATACATAA contains these protein-coding regions:
- a CDS encoding carbamoyltransferase family protein, which translates into the protein MVRYTLAFKPAIGLYGQHDPSAVLFEDGTPVFGIEEERLTRQKHAPETFPTNAIAACLEHRDLELADIDRILLPYDPTLRSQIRGHYVTDALRAPGLTRKLSALEQTAVDELTSRLAPTSRVERHLEEIDTPVPPIETLSHHRCHAASAFHPSGFEDALVLTIDAKGEYDSTVVWRGSEDGLTRIHTHEHPNSLGLFYAIITEYLGYRMFNGEGKVMGLAPYGQYNPEIERTLREFVDVGPDYDVTDLTKRWGTGYGVEQLEAAFDRPRTDSPGEFDQWEKDLAYTAQRLLEEIVCELVREYVPQVGSTRVALAGGVVLNCKLNKAIRELPIVDDTFVQPVAHDAGLALGAGWATQRPTAVDPLESVYFGPEYDADEIEQRLETNKIAYSKPDDLERYVAECLAAGALVGWFQGRTELGPRALGARSILADPRTAASRDRANRFVKHREEWRPFAPSMLEEGADTYLVDGQPAPFMIDTFDVRPERAEDLAAVVHPADGTTRPQTVREDQHPRYHRLLSEFEELTGVPVLLNTSFNDHGEPIVNTPTEAVKDFYGMGLDVLVLEEYILEKDTVERLPEHAAGEPQTLVPGN
- a CDS encoding carboxypeptidase-like regulatory domain-containing protein, with the protein product MSRHSRRTNAKTRSLQNSVQALLVLAGIGLLVAGLALAASGASINGAVGTVSDEWGDSGSDEPAASEDDEDSNGDDADGDSGSDDEPDGDSGSDDDGESVDDDDSGADDGDNGADDQDGTGDDNGTDGSDDESDDENEDDHEDGNESVDETHTLTTFVEDEDGDALDNASLTVDGSDNDSVTNETEVDDDGEATFELPDGDYELTASADGYEDVEHEVELDGDGEFVVLTLEASDEDDESDADEDDANTLTTVVVDDDGEPVENATVEVDEGGLFGDSDEADVNDDGEAVFELADGDYELTASADGYDDAEDDIELDGDDETVLLTLEGTAE
- the arsB gene encoding ACR3 family arsenite efflux transporter, with product MSGLEHEHGPDCGCPDCGDPRSMDFLDKYLTVWIFLAMGLGVGLGYVAPGIVDPIQQYHLVEIGLIAMMYPPLAKVNYGQLPRVFSAWRVLSLSLIQNWLIGPTLMFLLAVVFFSGLVPPFPAHPEYFLGLIFIGMARCIAMVLVWNDLADGSSEYAAGLVAFNSVFQIITYGVYIWFFALFLPPLLGMDALVAGIGTFDITVTQVFWAIAIFLGIPFAGGILTRLGGVRSKGEEWYEEQFVPKISPVTLIALLFTVVVMFATQGENILAQPTDVVWIAVPLTIYFVIMFLVSFAMGRGIGADYSTTTAIGFTAASNNFELAIAVAVAVFGVGSSVAFATVVGPLIEVPVLLALVNVAIYFQEKFDWAGYDTGQLESTKPPSEDVTHSKTDDD
- a CDS encoding RidA family protein translates to MNRSINTESSQTARLSSTSKRQRDGPSHTGAFGTRTGDSDLVFLEGILPESDEEVLNDLSIEEQASTCFDRLEAVLSARGLDLTNVMKVEMQLTDLADRAVIDDVYQDRFDGTYPPRTTIGVCSLPGDAAVQFDVIAAEE
- a CDS encoding ArsR/SmtB family transcription factor, which translates into the protein MAETADRLRRYLEDELGECRNKDLQDRLDELDDLESVLDENVISRDVQTLSALGNETRYRLVRLLVEADDELCVCEIAPLVDVSDSAVSHALSTLTDAGLVTKRKDGRWRKYRATSRASALLTVLDGSR